The Pseudomonadota bacterium genome window below encodes:
- a CDS encoding Panacea domain-containing protein, translating to MNNNKFQELIIYILNRVGGRPNVGETVLYKLLYFCDFNFYEIQEEFLTGAKYYKRKYGPVPKDFKKCIEKMKKNKDLEEVDSEHFKYPQKKYLAHREANLDIFSANEIKVIDSVLNSHGKRNAKFLSDYSHRDVPWVVTKDNQIIDYETVFYRTPEHSVKEYNFDKRADN from the coding sequence AATTATATACATCCTTAATAGGGTGGGAGGACGGCCAAATGTAGGTGAGACCGTTCTGTATAAATTGTTGTATTTTTGCGATTTTAATTTTTACGAAATTCAAGAGGAATTCCTCACAGGTGCAAAATATTATAAGCGCAAATATGGACCTGTTCCAAAAGACTTTAAAAAATGTATCGAGAAAATGAAGAAAAACAAGGATCTCGAAGAGGTGGATAGTGAACATTTCAAATATCCTCAAAAGAAATACCTTGCTCACCGAGAAGCCAATCTTGATATTTTCTCAGCAAATGAAATTAAAGTTATTGATTCTGTACTGAACAGTCATGGAAAAAGAAACGCAAAGTTTCTTAGTGACTATTCACATAGAGATGTTCCATGGGTTGTCACCAAGGACAATCAGATAATAGATTATGAAACAGTATTTTACAGAACTCCAGAGCACAGCGTGAAGGAATATAATTTTGACAAAAGAGCTGACAATTGA